The following are encoded in a window of Platichthys flesus chromosome 11, fPlaFle2.1, whole genome shotgun sequence genomic DNA:
- the LOC133965161 gene encoding transmembrane protein 74: MASPEPLPADEAGKRSDPPDVLDRVSGAPLVRKSGGSTGGALPGEAGCNPARSCHGRCLSAPRTAPRKGGAELKLGHLGDEKVRLCCDEELETSFTYIDENVNVRLASPASSCRSAHRPVRNGEPCSETFPELSFMSEDDLSFGEGSGSSIDYGFISAVTFLVTGISLVIISYAVPRDVVVDRDSVSAREMERLEMESARIGAHLDRCVIAGLCLLTLGGVVLSTLLMISMWKGEMYRRKVIAYSKRSAKHYGSISLKTRSSPSHSSAHLSLEEDMEETLT; this comes from the coding sequence ATGGCTTCTCCGGAGCCGCTTCCCGCAGATGAGGCAGGGAAGCGGTCGGATCCTCCCGACGTCCTTGACCGAGTTTCGGGTGCACCGCTCGTCCGCAAGTCGGGCGGATCAACAGGAGGAGCGCTCCCCGGGGAGGCTGGCTGTAACCCGGCCCGCAGTTGCCATGGCAGGTGCCTCTCAGCACCAAGGACGGCACCGCGCAAGGGCGGCGCGGAGCTCAAACTCGGTCACCTCGGCGACGAGAAAGTGCGACTTTGCTGCGATGAGGAATTAGAGACCTCATTCACATACATTGATGAGAATGTCAATGTGCGACTGGCCAGCCCGGCCTCTAGTTGTAGAAGTGCGCACAGACCCGTGCGCAACGGCGAGCCTTGCTCCGAGACGTTCCCGGAGCTCTCCTTCATGTCCGAGGACGATCTTTCCTTCGGGGAGGGCTCTGGAAGTTCTATAGACTACGGCTTTATCAGTGCAGTCACGTTCTTGGTGACGGGGATCTCCCTGGTAATCATCTCCTACGCGGTGCCTCGGGATGTAGTGGTGGACCGGGACAGCGTGTCGgcgagggagatggagaggctGGAGATGGAGAGCGCCCGGATAGGTGCCCACCTGGACCGGTGCGTCATAGCGGGACTGTGCCTGCTCACGCTGGGCGGCGTGGTGCTCTCCACGCTGCTGATGATCTCCATGTGGAAAGGGGAAATGTACAGGAGAAAGGTCATCGCTTACTCAAAGCGCTCCGCTAAACATTACGGCTCTATCAGCCTGAAAACTAGGTCCAGTCCCAGCCACTCGTCTGCGCACTTGTCCCtggaggaggacatggaggaaacTTTGACTTAA